The nucleotide sequence gtgtttatttgaaaactgtcaatggttcaactatttatttgctcctttatgttgatgatatgcttattgctacaaagagtatgtcagatattaatgaactaaagaagcaattgagtaatgaatttgagatgaaggatttgggtgcagcaaagaaaattcttggcatggaaatatccaaaGATAGACTGTCTGGAAAAGgatatctaagtcagaagggatatattgataaagtttttcgtcattttaatatgcataatgccaagccagtaagtactccgttagctgcacacttcaaattatcatcagttttatgtcctaagtcagatgcagatattgagtacatgtctagagttccctattcgagtgcagttggttcactcatgtatgccatggtttgttcttgtcctgatttatcatatgcattgagtgttgtcaatagatacatggctaatcctggaaaagagcattggagagcacttcagtggattttcagatacctgcgtggtacttttaatgcttatttacagtttgggaaaactagAGATGGACTTGTTCGTTTTGTTGactctgattttgctggtgatttggataagagaagatcactcacaggttatgtttttaccattggtggttgtgctgtgagttggagatcaactttgcagtctattgtggcttgttccactactgatgccgagtatatggctatttctaaggcatgcaaagaagctatctggttgagaggtttaTACACTGAGCTTTGTGAAGATTCATTTTGCCCTACCGTATTTTCTGATAGTCAAAGTGtcatatatcttacaaagaatccaatatatcatgagaggacaaagcacattgatgtcagatttcattatattcgagatgttgttgctgaaggcgatttgaaggtatgcaagataagtactcatgataatcctgctgacatgatgacaaagccagttcctaccaataagtttgagctttgctcaggcttagttggtatttctcactagttctatggactttgacgcacaaggtgtttatgctgatttggatggagttatctactttcttcgactactggagggaatttggctcaaggtggagattgttaaattgtgatccaaattctaccgtattggactagacgtagtacatacggtgtgggccttttgcgttagtaccgacgcgtacgagtacaactcgtttacttgtccttcaaggactctcatgtattgccctcttatataccccatgtagtcgcacctcagacggcatgtcgtctcgtgcttgtaatactcctccatcatagtgattgcgccttcgtgcgtccgtggttttctcccgcaaaggtttccacgtaaaaatccatGTCTCTCGTGTCTCGTTTATTCTCATTATTATCTAACACAAATGATAAATGGCACACGTGTGACACAAAGCACTTCGGTCCTGACGTTTTTTACAACTAAAGTAGGCATCCGAANNNNNNNNNNNNNNNNNNNNNNNNNNNNNNNNNNNNNNNNNNNNNNNNNNNNNNNNNNNNNNNNNNNNNNNNNNNNNNNNNNNNNNNNNNNNNNNNNNNNNNNNNNNNNNNNNNNNNNNNNNNNNNNNNNNNNNNNNNNNNNNNNNNNNNNNNNNNNNNNNNNNNNNNNNNNNNNNNNNNNNNNNNNNNNNNNNNNNNNNNNNNNNNNNNNNNNNNNNNNNNNNNNNNNNNNNNNNNNNNNNNNNNNNNNNNNNNNNNNNNNNNNNNNNNNNNNNNNNNNNNNNNNNNNNNNNNNNNNNNNNNNNNNNNNNNNNNNNNAAATTGAAACTTACCATCCAAAAAGAAGTTGCCATCCTCGCATCACTAACTTGCCATAAAAATATTCGGGGTTGCCATGTGTTCGTGTCACATGTGTGCCACTTATCAGGGTCCAACTCCTACATGTGAGATCAAAACACTCCTTGTAGTGTGCATACATTTCCAGTTAGCCACGCCCCTTGGTTAACACCTTGTTCCATTCAGTTTTGGTACACAAATTCAAAACGCCGGTAATTATTAATTTAATACAGGGGAAGATATGCAACACGATGGCGCGCGCCGAACTCGACCACTTATGTGGTGGTCGATCGACTAACCAGCACCTAGTTGCCGATGAACAAATATAGATATACATTACAAGTACCACATGCACCTGATCCACAAATTCTGGTTACTACTGTTATTCGTAGATCGAGCAACGACATTCCAGGCACACCTGCACGGTGACAGCTGCATGCACCCACGGACATCTTCAGATTTCATCTGCGAGGTAGAAACACGTACGCATGCTTAATTGAGGTACCCGCTTAATTAGGAAAATTAACATCACGTAACCAAAATACATAAATGCATTTCTCTCCATATGTAGAGAGAAGAAGAACGATGTATACCTAGCGTGTGTGTACTGCAGTGTCCGGGGCAAAACTAGTTGAAGTACTGCTGGCTGCAGAGGAAAAAAGGTAGCAAGAGCGAATTAACACTATGCATAATTGAGTACGAAAAAGACAGTAGATTATCTTCACACTGAAATTATACATGAGCATAGATGCAATTAGAGAAATAATTGGGAAAGCTGCTTACCCGAGCTGAAGGGCAGTTGGCTGCAGCTGTTGGGAgtaatgctgctgctgctgctgcatgatgTTCGCCTGCAGGAAGTTTCTGGAATCATACGGTGAGACCATGTGATCGTATTCGCTGCTCGCCGACCCTGACGCCATCATGTTCACCGGCTGCTGACCCCTCTCATTCTCAGACACCTGCAGAAAATCACAGATTCACACCGCAGAAATATTATGGTAAATATTATATGTTGGCAATTATAGTATGTTCTTCAGGTCGATCAACAAGCTAGCTATTTCTGATTTACCTTGCTCCTCAGGTAAATGTTATCATTCTGTAGCTCCATTTCCTACAATTATAGAAAATGTTGCTGGATGTAAAATCCTTTGTCGAAAACATAAAGAGAATTACTGTCATTAGAGGAATGCACTGCTATATATGTTGTACTTACCCTCTTCTGCATATACTCAACTTCAGCATACATCAGCTCATTCTGCATCAAGGCATTGTTCATAGGTGAGGAACTAATCGAAGGAAAAAATATATATGAGCAGTACGTAGTCCATTAGCATTCAGTAAGTATATATGATGTTAAACACATCCAACATACATTCATACACTGTAGCTGCATGCCTGCATCATACCTTTCTAGCTCTTATCTTGGCTATGCCTTTCTCCAGCCTGCCTTCTAGCTGCTTAAGATCCCTCAGGGTCATGGTGCTGACAGAGTCCCTCACCAGCGACCTACTGGATATTTGAGACAAGTTAGACTGGCAGCACACATATTTAACTTTACGGCAAATTCTCGTACTATATACACAACATATGATTTGGCAGATGTTCACCTGTTTGAGTTTTGCAAGCTACTGATCTGCTGGCGCAGCTTGGAGGACTCCTGCTGGTAGTACTGCAAGTGTGCAATACGGGGGAGCATTCATCAGTAACCAACTATATTACTGATAGAAATAACTAGTCTCCGTATGCAAATCAAGAAGCTAGTTCAAAACAAATTTACATCGTTACTGGAAACTGATCAGTTGCATACAGGGGTTAGCTAAGCACATTTcatttttcctattttattttgTATGCTGACATATACCTTTCCCAAAAGATAATCATGTGGAATGTGATTTCTCAGATTTTTTTCATGTCTAAAATTATATTATTGGCAAGTTTTTCAAATGAAGCAATAATTAGCCCCTGTAGCCAGCAGCTATATATATATGCAGAGAATCGCCATTGCAAACTAATTAAGCTAAAGAGAGAATGAGCGTTAATCAGCTAAATGCATAAAATCAGATGATAGTTCGGTTACTTCTTCACTTCACTGAAGTTATGTTTATCAATATTTCATGTGGATTAAAAAAAAACCTTGTGATTGATCCTGCTTCCAGAACTTCAGACAGAGAGAGCTAGAGTTGCATGTACTTCAgagtatttttgtttttgttttgattcAACAAATTATCTTCGCTTTGTTGAAGACTTATCCATTGCATGTGCATTTCTAGCATCAAATTATGATATCAGTCCAATTGACAATATGATGCATATGATCCGTTGGACCAAACAGAGGATCCTCTGGGAGTTGTGACTGCTTCACTGCAATAACCGTTGTTGTGCAATAGCCCATATACTACTCTCTAGTCTGCTGAGGATATCTTGTCACAAGATTTTGCTCAGAGAAATCAAAGTTTGCCTTTGCTGAACAGTAACATGGAATATTGATAAGCACATGAATTGAAAGACACTACATGGAGTACTTGTGATGTTGACTATACAGATCACATCTTTGGTGTCAATTCAAGCAATTGCTGTAGAGTGAAAGAATGACATGATGTTACCTGGGCATTGACTTCTGCAACCGTGCCAGAGTTGGATGTGTCACTGTTGGCCTTTTTGTACCTCTCAATGGTAGCTTTCACACTGCAAGTAACCGTTCATGATCGGAATTAGCacgcatatatatatatccacACTCTAGAGCAAATTATAGAAAATTAGCAGTAGCATAATCTCATGTGCGCAAGGCAGCTACGGCATCACCTGTTTCCTAAAAGCAATACTGCTATATGGTAATCTAAAGTTATACAACCATCACCCGGAATGTAAAATGAGCAATTCCGCTATTAATGCATGTACTTACACAACTAATGAATGTTATTAAAAAACTAATGAATGGGATAGGTTCAAAAGTAGGCCTAAATGGTATACCAAGGAAGAACCTCTTCCTGAAGGAAGTAGCTATGCAGTCAAACTAGTTTCCCAAGATTGTTCGAAATGAACAGTTCACAACACCAACAGGCAGGATGTGCTACAGTGCCACTGTATTCTGCTCTACAGTTCATACTGTGGCACATTGGTCCGAAGCTTGTGTTATCACAAGTCTCTCCGGCCTATGAATCAAGAGCTACCCCTGTCTAGCTCCAACAGTAGTTCCCCTTTCCAACGAGCTTTTGCCTGTCATCGCCCATACGAAGTTACAAGCTTCAGAGGTGATCGATGTGTGTTCTCTCATGCGTCCGTACGCATTATCCTAGCTCTCTGGTACAGCACAGTTAAGAAAGTGTACTACTGTAATGTTTTAGGTGGGTAGGTTGGGGATGTACACATCCAATTGTATGATGTCCCAGCATGATATATCCATCTATATATACCTATCGGTTGTACAGAAATCATTAGTGAGTAATTAAAATTAGAAATTAACATGTTCTTTTTTCCTGTCTATGAATGTAATTTCAAAACTGGAAATGTGATCATTTCATTCTCATATGTAAATCAAAATTTGTTTATATGTCAATTGTTCCCCAGGGTCCCCTTAAAGAAAATTAAAGATATCACAAAAGACATATATGGGCTGGTAAAGGTAGATATAACTTGATAACAAAGTACAATATGGCTATAAAAAGTCAGTACTTATATATATTATCATAAACAATGCATCAAACAAGAAGCTCTACATTATTAAGAGTTTATCTTAGGATGCAAGTGGATGCAGATATATTGCCTAAATTTGAAACGCTGAGAAAGTAGCCTGTCTGATTTTATGAAACATTTCAGTATGCAAATGACTTAATTTGCCAGCTCACTCTAATAATTCTGGCCAATCTATAAGGAAATCATGTTTTCTCTTCCTCACTATTTCCGAATGGGGGTAGTTGTCCCCAGGCCTCTGCAACTTTGCATGTATGTTAAAACGTTTTATATTTATGTACAGAGAAAGTACAAGATTGTTTTGACTTTCCAAAGAGAAAAGTCACATATTGATTTGTTGTACACATTTTTCCAGTGCATACAGGTATAGTTGTTATATTTTTAGAGACTTCAGAAAAAAAATGAAGGTGCATGACTAATTAAGCTTCTTGAACATATACACTCTGAGAAAAAAGAACATATACACTCTGAGAAAAAAGTACTATTTTTTATTTgtgaaaaaaaacattttcttGACAAAATGTGACCACAAAATTTATGCTAATAAGGAAAAGAGATAGTTAAGTTATGATGAATATTCAGACAAACAACGACCCTACTTCAGTTCAGTCAACTTCTCAGCACTTTGCTTAATTATAAATAGGAATGTTGTCCATACCATATGGTCCTTACATTACAAGCAGATGCCTATCGTATGTAAAGAACAGGCCTACAATATTCCACTAATTACCCGGCAGAAATGCACAATTCCACCCCATAGCTACGAGTAGTAATTAACAGGAAAACACAATTCCAGCAGTAACCCAGCAGAAATAGAAAACCGAGGGAAAGCTATTTATACTAGCTTTAAAACAGAATAGAACTAGGTAGTGATCAGTGGACTGACACCAGACATCGATATCCCATAAAGTTTCCATAAGATATTCGAAGAGATCTTTTGGCTGATGGTACTGGAGATTTGACTGCTAGCTCATGTCTTATCACCACATTTCTGAACCCCTTTTTTTATGCAAACTCAACAAAAGACcaatttctgcatacaacaagacTGACAGCCATATCAACAAGCACATTGTTATCTCACCCCTACCTCCCAAGTTAAGATCGTTATAAGCCAAATAAACGTCACATCACATTCACAAGGGACAGCCAGCCCTGGTTAAATGCAGATCATATGTTCCACTCACCAAAGAGATGGAACCTTAGCATCCTCGAGGACGCTATCGGGCGGCCATCCGCACAGTGACAGGTGTGCTCGGGCACATGATTTCACATGATTGATTGGGCAGTAACACAGCAGGTTCGCTCGTTTTACCCAACGGCCAAACAGGGGTGGCAACACAACGCAAGCTTTTACCCACTCCTCCCAGGTCCTTAACCATTCTGACCAGGTCGCCAGCTTTCCTCACTCCCAATACGCACCGCATGCCCAGCGCAGCAGACGTACTGTACGTGCTACTGTTGCCTGTGCCATTGGCTGGCACCCAAGCACCAGGCACACACACCAGCAACAGAACAAATCAAGCGTTTTTCTTTGGTACCAAAAAAGGCCAGGCTTTGTTTTTCAGTGTTTATTTCTCAGCCAGTGTGACAGTGCCTGGCATGGCCACGTGTCACTCTATGGTAGGAGGGTCTCTTCTTACCATATGTTCAGCAACAACAGTACCACTACTGTATATGGAATCGGCTGTTATGTTTTCTTTACATACTTAATTATGTATATTAACATTATTCATGGAAATATTCAATTCATTTTTGAATTTCTAAACATGACTAGAATTATTTTCCAATTTTAATAAAAACCTGCACGGGATCTAGCTACTGCATACCATACATGCTTCGTATTTTCCATTTTTCTTGCACATAAACATGAATTTCTTACATGCTTCATCTCTTTGCTACATGTACTGCTACAAAGTTAGCTACTCCTAATAGAAGGTTGCATTGCTGCTCAATAATAGTAAGAATGCATGCATTAGCATTGGGCATCCTTCTTGTATTGGGCTTATTGAAATTGAAATTCAGTGCTTTGTTCTTTAGCAAATGTAAAAAATCCTTTTTCAAATAATATGAAATAAATATGTGTACACATAATCATAAAATTTTAGCACGTAAGTATACACCAGCCAAAGATGCTTTAATTTGGTCAATTTATTTAATTAAGATGCATGTGTGAACATTAGGAAATTGCAAGATATTGCATTTTCTATTTTGAGCCATACACAAGGAAAGCTATCTAGAGTAGTCTTTCTTGTGTAGCTCCTTTCAGTAATATGAAAAacccacacatatatatatacccTTCTACTTTCCTGCAAAATTTCTTCTTCGCTGCTATTTCTTTATTGTCCCCTCTGGGAAAGTACAGTGGTGGTGCCAGGAATCAACCCCTCTGATGAGGGGAGAGAAAGAGCCACATGGTTCGAAGCCCTAACCCTAGCAACTCATTAGTTGGGATTTGGAAAGAGCAGGAGATGATGCAAAAGAAACTGAAATTAGAGAGACAAAAGTGCTTTACCACTTCCTTGATCGCTCTCTACCTTATCACCTCATCAACACCTCATCAAACACACATACACTAACAGTGACACATCCATGTACTACTAACCAGTACAGAAAAAAGATGAGCAAAAAAACCTAGATCTGCTTCTCTCCACacataagcaaaggtaccaaaggGAAAGAGGAAGAAGCAGGGAGCCCAAGGGTGGATGCCCTGTGATCTTTGTGATCATGAGGTGTGGGAGATCTACTGCTACTACCACCAAAGCAGCCCTCCCTTCCCCTCCCCACAAGCATACACACACAGGCAGAGGCAGTGATTGGAGAAAGGAAACATGCATGGTAAATGGAGCAAGGAAAGGGGAGGACCACCATGTTCTCCCTCACTCGCACAGTCACAAGAAAGAGAAAGGCTCAGGGCATGTACACACACATACCACACAGAGCAAGCACTGTCCTAGATCTATCTACACATCTAGCTCACCTCACAGGAGCACAAAGGAAAGCAGCAAAGAACCACCACAGCAAGCTGCAATATGCTTGCCTCAGTCACAAAAGAAAGAAACTGCTGCAATTTCTTTCCCCCTCACCCTCAGCAACACCAGAATAAACAAGACAGTTAATAACGGAAGGGAGTAACAAAAGATGCAGCTCCCATTTGACCTTCCCGACTCTTTGCCCCAAGAAAGCCAGGAGCAAACTTGCTCCAATTTGGACAAGAAACTGagaagagaaataataaaagaaaccaACAACACGGCAGTAGTAGTAGGATCTGAGGTATGTGCGTGCTATGCTATGCATATGCATGCCTTTCTTGGTGCTATATAAATATATGCCATATGTATGcatacatccatccatccatacttGTGTATGTAACTTGTAACCTGATTGAGAGAGCTGAGGGGGAGATGACAGTTGGCGGTCGTGGCCGTACCTGTTGTTGGAGTACTCGTAGAGGCGGCCGCGGCTGGAGAAGACGATGAGGGCCACCTCGGCGTCGCAGAGCACCGAGAGCTCGTACGCCTTCTTCAGGAGGCCGTTGCGGCGCTTGCAGAAGGTGACCTGCCGGTTGGTGGTGTTCTCGATGCGCTTGATCTCGATCCGGCCCCTCCCCATCTTctcgctccccgccgccgccgagtcctcCGGAGCCGGAGCGGCCAGCTGATGGTCATTCACGGTCACACCGGAAGCTCCGCAGCTCAAATCGGCCTGAGAAGAAGGCAAACCGCAAAACCAAGATGAACAATTAGTGTGGAAAGCTGGAAACATATCGAACAAATCAAGAACTGCCCATGGCATCCGTCCTATCTAGCTTTATTCTTGGGCAGGCTCTTCCGCTGGTGCATCATCAAAAGGAAACAAACGATGCGATCCATCGATTattttttttctcttcctttttaaTTTGTGGTGATCTCCAAAGATCAGAGGGATCTTCGGCCCTGTATCTGCCTTTCTAGCTAATCATCGCTGTGCAGGCAGATTCTACTCGCAACATACATGCACACAGATTGTGCAAGAGGAATAATAAAGGAAGCTATTTCCCAAGACCATGGCCAAGAAGAAGCAAATTACCATCATGCTCATCATGGATGCTACGGCAGGAGGATCTCTCAACGTGCCTCTGTGAGCTAGCTAGCAGGCTGGGGGAAGAGATCCAGAGAGGAAAAGAGGAATGTAGTGTGGGATAGGCAggacgaggagaaggaggagaggtatTAAAGGGAGGTGGTGGGGAGGGAGGGAAGAGGGGGGAAGATATGCAGTTAGGAGACGATGTGGCCAATTCTTATGGCCCTTGGTGTTTGTTTCTTCTGACTTCACTTTATAACCCTTTTTAGGTTTACTAATTCCTGCCTTCCCTCCTCTAAGCTTGTCCATATCCACACTATTTACATCAGCATATATGTAACTCTGTAACTTGGGGGTCTACGACTCCCTAAAAAAATGAAATTGGGGGTCTATGTACCTTGCCTTGTTAATTTCTATAGGTATACACTTGTTAATTATTACTCTCTGTCTtaaaatgtaagacattttttgaataCTTCCCAAGACCCCAAAACCGTTACGGGCATTTTTTTTCTCGAAGACGCATGAGTGTGCGTACTATATATACAAGAAGGGATGGGGGTAAAGAGCCCACCCCAAATCCATTGTCAGCGCAACATCTATTATATCCTGTCTCGTCAAGACCTATCCCTAGCGCCACAAGAAAGGCATCAATATCGACCTTCAGAAGGCCCGCTGTTCTCCATGTAACCCTTGGTCACAATTGATCGAATTACAATTGTGGATGAGGGGGTTGCCCCATCGAACACGATCGCGTTTCGGTGCTTCCACAATTCCCTTTCACATATCCATGTATGCGATTTAAGAGAACTTTTCGGAAAAATGTGATTTGAGAGAAAACTCATGTATGTGATTTGTTCATTTCTTCTACAAAACAGCTTGCACTTAGTTTGTACACTAGCTAGTGAAATCAGTGACTATGCCAATGGAGTGCGTGGTATTTGCCGGGTGCTTTCCATCGGGCACTTGGCAAAGGATCGCCTAAACTGAGTGCTCACGGAAGCACTCGGTGAGGCGGCCATACTCGGCAAACCATGGATAGGGCAATCAGCAAAGACAAGACACTCCACTAACTCTGGGCAAGGCACTCGACGAACGGTGACACAAGGCAAAGCCAATGCCACGTGTCCCTACCCACCACAGGACGACACGGTGATGATACGACCGAGTTTACTGAGTGTCATATGACGGCAAActgctttttttcctttttcaaaggACCCAAATATCCAGCGAACGCGAGATTTTTAGACATGGCAAATCAAACCTTTTTTTTTATGGCAAATCATGTTTGTCGAGGGAGGCAGTTTAGTTGGTGAGCATGGCCAATCCATCTCAGTGCATTTTTTCCGCCAACTAAATTTATCATCCTTGCTTCAACTTAAATTTCCATGATTTTTTTCCATTTGGCAATGCCTGCAAATCTGACGTTATTTGCCAAGTGCTCGATATAACACTCGGCCATGCTCCTGTTTGCCGAGTTTTGGTCCAAAATCTTCTCGCAAAAAGAAGACCATATTAATTGTTCTACTTTGTGTGGTAATGTGTCATGACTAACAATTTTTTTACTCGTCAGTGTGGAGAGACAGGGAGACAAGTCAATGCGTTCGTGCCCTATCCCCATGTGACACCGCACAAGCACTGTTCCATTACAGCTTGTCACACAGGATGCAGGGATGTATAACCCAGCAACCTCCTATTTACTCAGTGCTCCATTCAGTTGCCCACTCATGCATGGGGCCCTAGCTAGTTTGCTTGCTGCCCAACACCATCTCCGCACATAATGTGATCGATGGATCGATCATATGCTTCCTGCCCACACTGTAATGCACCGGCGTCTTATTCACCACAAATGCCCTGGGCGCGCCACGCCTGCGCCGCGACGAACGGCCGATCGATGATCTATCTAGGCCTCTACTACTTGTTGAAACTCGGGGTGGTTTGTGCATGTGCATGTCATCTTTAATTTGTGATACTTACGTGTGTACTATGGTGCGCAAAATTGTAGTGAGGTTTGGGGAAGATCTTTGCTTCTAAGGTACAGTAGTACTCTCAGAAGGTAACATTTTTCCGATTTAGTTAATGAAGCAAGAATGCATTTTGTTGGAGAAGTTGTG is from Triticum aestivum cultivar Chinese Spring chromosome 3A, IWGSC CS RefSeq v2.1, whole genome shotgun sequence and encodes:
- the LOC780644 gene encoding MADS-box transcription factor 3 isoform X2 produces the protein MMSMMADLSCGASGVTVNDHQLAAPAPEDSAAAGSEKMGRGRIEIKRIENTTNRQVTFCKRRNGLLKKAYELSVLCDAEVALIVFSSRGRLYEYSNNSVKATIERYKKANSDTSNSGTVAEVNAQYYQQESSKLRQQISSLQNSNRSLVRDSVSTMTLRDLKQLEGRLEKGIAKIRARKNELMYAEVEYMQKREMELQNDNIYLRSKVSENERGQQPVNMMASGSASSEYDHMVSPYDSRNFLQANIMQQQQQHYSQQLQPTALQLGQQYFN
- the LOC780644 gene encoding MADS-box transcription factor 3 isoform X1 is translated as MMSMMADLSCGASGVTVNDHQLAAPAPEDSAAAGSEKMGRGRIEIKRIENTTNRQVTFCKRRNGLLKKAYELSVLCDAEVALIVFSSRGRLYEYSNNSVKATIERYKKANSDTSNSGTVAEVNAQYYQQESSKLRQQISSLQNSNSRSLVRDSVSTMTLRDLKQLEGRLEKGIAKIRARKNELMYAEVEYMQKREMELQNDNIYLRSKVSENERGQQPVNMMASGSASSEYDHMVSPYDSRNFLQANIMQQQQQHYSQQLQPTALQLGQQYFN
- the LOC780644 gene encoding MADS-box transcription factor 3 isoform X3, with product MMSMMADLSCGASGVTVNDHQLAAPAPEDSAAAGSEKMGRGRIEIKRIENTTNRQVTFCKRRNGLLKKAYELSVLCDAEVALIVFSSRGRLYEYSNNSVKATIERYKKANSDTSNSGTVAEVNAQYYQQESSKLRQQISSLQNSNSRSLVRDSVSTMTLRDLKQLEGRLEKGIAKIRARKNELMYAEVEYMQKREMELQNDNIYLRSKVSENERGQQPVNMMASGSASSEYDHMVSPYDSRNFLQANIMQQQQQHYSQQLQPTALQLG